A stretch of DNA from Leptospira wolffii serovar Khorat str. Khorat-H2:
ATCTATTTCCTATGAAAGGCCTCGGATCGAACCGGGGCCTTTTTTTGTCCTGCGGGAATCGGCCGATTCTCCCGATATTTTCAGTATGGCAAAAACTCTGGAATCCAGACCGAGTCTTTTCGAACCTTACGGTCATTCCGATCTGTACGCATTGGACAATCTCTATTTTTCCGCTCCGAAAGAAGTAGAGGTTTGGGACTTTTCCAGAATCCGGGAATTCTCTCCTTTGAATCTTGGCTTCTTATTGGCCAGAGCGGAATTGAGGACTTCCGACGGTAATTCCGATCTGGAAGTGAAGGAATTGAGTCCGTCGTTTCGGAAAGGAATCTGCCTGACCCTGAATTGGGAAGAAGCCCCAGGCGTTCGTTTCGATTCATTTTTGCCTAAGGTCATGGGAGCCGAATCGGATTTTACGTATTCTCGTTTGAAAGATGGGCTCGATCTTCCTTTCGGGCGATTCTTCTCCGATGATGGATTCTGTCTCAGGGGAGAATGGAAGAATAAGAAATATCTGATATTATTCGCCTCACAGAATTCGGAAGCCAAGAATCTTCCCGAACTCTTGAGAACTGTTTCCCGGTTTTCCTCCGAAAACGAAGCCACCGGAAACTTTTTCCTAAGAACGGAAAAGCAATCCTATTTGAATTTCATCAAACCGAAGGAATCCCTCGGAGCATTATTCTTG
This window harbors:
- a CDS encoding LIC11631 family protein, with translation MAKTLESRPSLFEPYGHSDLYALDNLYFSAPKEVEVWDFSRIREFSPLNLGFLLARAELRTSDGNSDLEVKELSPSFRKGICLTLNWEEAPGVRFDSFLPKVMGAESDFTYSRLKDGLDLPFGRFFSDDGFCLRGEWKNKKYLILFASQNSEAKNLPELLRTVSRFSSENEATGNFFLRTEKQSYLNFIKPKESLGALFLQEKKMEYPPFLFLSLETSVVKTASPAN